A stretch of Ipomoea triloba cultivar NCNSP0323 chromosome 11, ASM357664v1 DNA encodes these proteins:
- the LOC115995597 gene encoding uncharacterized protein LOC115995597 isoform X1, with translation MAEISEFKYAYFISGVEIIRIKIPMTSNSFKHEVELVFSNPSQPLPRGMGLFSHNHIVYMVGGYFFKRDVCVDRPKVVDVDGLQYFDLVYMFDPTKFEEIPLENIKPLQNLNCDCMINPNVIRAEDRIYLLSLRDYFCHNFDMIGHAFHFQYFDPNKNLFKTLPPPPVLRDYNLMNMGSLDARCHFFLRGYIYVFITDAKTCFQTSKFNTINSDSQWEDCKSMVDKFKEKNIPFPFLHVGDMGISNELADNTWILVALNGGALPIAYNVHLSDKGDIDPISHRVLAELHTSDVHKYGRKNDWKQLADMGGGRFCVMCCALDEDFLIYGFEIDFELEWTIQSDKTKVSSSSIIFKMEFDHNYPIPLESQLTGFCIASAPPPLASPSSAPPPLVSPDSEDQDKNDRKSKRKWGSGLFVYLLPTMSALLLHLIWGR, from the exons ATGGCGGAAATCTCAGAATTCAAATATGCTTATTTCATTTCCGGAGTAGAAATAATTCGGATTAAAATCCCTATGACATCTAATAGTTTTAAACACGAAGTCGAGCTTGTGTTCTCTAATCCATCTCAACCTCTTCCAAGAGGTATGGGACTCTTTAGCCACAATCACATTGTATATATGGTTGGGGGCTACTTTTTCAAAAGGGATGTGTGCGTGGACAGACCTAAGGTTGTGGATGTGGATGGACTTCAATATTTCGATCTTGTTTATATGTTTGATCCAACCAAGTTTGAAGAAATTCCGCTTGAAAATATTAAACCACTTCAGAACTTAAACTGTGATTGCATGATTAATCCTAACGTCATTCGAGCTGAGGATCGGATTTACCTGTTGTCACTGCGTGATTATTTTTGTCATAATTTTGACATGATCGGACACGCCTTCCATTTTCAAT ACTTTGATCCAAACAAGAATTTGTTTAAAACCCTGCCACCCCCACCCGTCCTACgtgattataatttaatgaacaTGGGTAGTCTTGATGCACGGTGTCATTTTTTCCTTAgaggttatatatatgtgtttattaCAGACGCCAAGACTTGTTTTCAAACATCTAAGTTCAACACCATAAATTCAGATTCACAATGGGAGGATTGCAAGTCCATGGTGGACaaatttaaagagaaaaatattcctTTTCCCTTCTTACATGTTGGCGATATGGGGATTTCGAATGAATTGGCTGATAACACTTGGATTCTAGTCGCCCTTAATGGTGGTGCTCTGCCCATTGCATATAATGTTCACCTTAGTGACAAGGGTGATATTGATCCTATATCTCATAGGGTTCTGGCTGAACTTCATACTTCGGATGTTCATAAGTATGGCAGAAAAAATGATTGGAAACAATTAGCTGATATGGGAGGTGGAAGGTTTTGTGTGATGTGCTGTGCTTTAGATGAAGATTTTTTGATATACGGCTTCGAAATTGATTTTGAACTTGAATGGACCATTCAAAGTGATAAAACTAAAGTGAGTTCGTCatctattattttcaaaatggaatTCGATCATAATTACCCCATCCCTTTGGAGAGTCAACTTACCGGTTTCTGTATAGC CTCTGCTCCGCCTCCTCTTGCATCTCCTAGCtctgctcctcctcctcttgtATCTCCCGACAGTGAAGACCAAGACAAGAATGATAGGAAGAGTAAGAGAAAATGGGGGAGTGGATTGTTTGTATATTTACTTCCAACTATGTCAGCTCTGCTCCTCCACCTCATCTGGGGCCGCTGA
- the LOC115995597 gene encoding uncharacterized protein LOC115995597 isoform X2, translated as MAEISEFKYAYFISGVEIIRIKIPMTSNSFKHEVELVFSNPSQPLPRDAKTCFQTSKFNTINSDSQWEDCKSMVDKFKEKNIPFPFLHVGDMGISNELADNTWILVALNGGALPIAYNVHLSDKGDIDPISHRVLAELHTSDVHKYGRKNDWKQLADMGGGRFCVMCCALDEDFLIYGFEIDFELEWTIQSDKTKVSSSSIIFKMEFDHNYPIPLESQLTGFCIASAPPPLASPSSAPPPLVSPDSEDQDKNDRKSKRKWGSGLFVYLLPTMSALLLHLIWGR; from the exons ATGGCGGAAATCTCAGAATTCAAATATGCTTATTTCATTTCCGGAGTAGAAATAATTCGGATTAAAATCCCTATGACATCTAATAGTTTTAAACACGAAGTCGAGCTTGTGTTCTCTAATCCATCTCAACCTCTTCCAAGAG ACGCCAAGACTTGTTTTCAAACATCTAAGTTCAACACCATAAATTCAGATTCACAATGGGAGGATTGCAAGTCCATGGTGGACaaatttaaagagaaaaatattcctTTTCCCTTCTTACATGTTGGCGATATGGGGATTTCGAATGAATTGGCTGATAACACTTGGATTCTAGTCGCCCTTAATGGTGGTGCTCTGCCCATTGCATATAATGTTCACCTTAGTGACAAGGGTGATATTGATCCTATATCTCATAGGGTTCTGGCTGAACTTCATACTTCGGATGTTCATAAGTATGGCAGAAAAAATGATTGGAAACAATTAGCTGATATGGGAGGTGGAAGGTTTTGTGTGATGTGCTGTGCTTTAGATGAAGATTTTTTGATATACGGCTTCGAAATTGATTTTGAACTTGAATGGACCATTCAAAGTGATAAAACTAAAGTGAGTTCGTCatctattattttcaaaatggaatTCGATCATAATTACCCCATCCCTTTGGAGAGTCAACTTACCGGTTTCTGTATAGC CTCTGCTCCGCCTCCTCTTGCATCTCCTAGCtctgctcctcctcctcttgtATCTCCCGACAGTGAAGACCAAGACAAGAATGATAGGAAGAGTAAGAGAAAATGGGGGAGTGGATTGTTTGTATATTTACTTCCAACTATGTCAGCTCTGCTCCTCCACCTCATCTGGGGCCGCTGA
- the LOC115995597 gene encoding uncharacterized protein LOC115995597 isoform X3, whose product MAEISEFKYAYFISGVEIIRIKIPMTSNSFKHEVELVFSNPSQPLPRDSQWEDCKSMVDKFKEKNIPFPFLHVGDMGISNELADNTWILVALNGGALPIAYNVHLSDKGDIDPISHRVLAELHTSDVHKYGRKNDWKQLADMGGGRFCVMCCALDEDFLIYGFEIDFELEWTIQSDKTKVSSSSIIFKMEFDHNYPIPLESQLTGFCIASAPPPLASPSSAPPPLVSPDSEDQDKNDRKSKRKWGSGLFVYLLPTMSALLLHLIWGR is encoded by the exons ATGGCGGAAATCTCAGAATTCAAATATGCTTATTTCATTTCCGGAGTAGAAATAATTCGGATTAAAATCCCTATGACATCTAATAGTTTTAAACACGAAGTCGAGCTTGTGTTCTCTAATCCATCTCAACCTCTTCCAAGAG ATTCACAATGGGAGGATTGCAAGTCCATGGTGGACaaatttaaagagaaaaatattcctTTTCCCTTCTTACATGTTGGCGATATGGGGATTTCGAATGAATTGGCTGATAACACTTGGATTCTAGTCGCCCTTAATGGTGGTGCTCTGCCCATTGCATATAATGTTCACCTTAGTGACAAGGGTGATATTGATCCTATATCTCATAGGGTTCTGGCTGAACTTCATACTTCGGATGTTCATAAGTATGGCAGAAAAAATGATTGGAAACAATTAGCTGATATGGGAGGTGGAAGGTTTTGTGTGATGTGCTGTGCTTTAGATGAAGATTTTTTGATATACGGCTTCGAAATTGATTTTGAACTTGAATGGACCATTCAAAGTGATAAAACTAAAGTGAGTTCGTCatctattattttcaaaatggaatTCGATCATAATTACCCCATCCCTTTGGAGAGTCAACTTACCGGTTTCTGTATAGC CTCTGCTCCGCCTCCTCTTGCATCTCCTAGCtctgctcctcctcctcttgtATCTCCCGACAGTGAAGACCAAGACAAGAATGATAGGAAGAGTAAGAGAAAATGGGGGAGTGGATTGTTTGTATATTTACTTCCAACTATGTCAGCTCTGCTCCTCCACCTCATCTGGGGCCGCTGA
- the LOC115996727 gene encoding uncharacterized protein LOC115996727, giving the protein MAEISEFKYAYFISGAEIIRIKIPMTSNSFKPEAELVFSNPSQPLPLEMGLFSHNHIVYMVGGYHGRRAVGVDSPKVVEADGLQYFDRVYMFDPTKFDEIPLENIKSLQNLNLNCERMVYPNVIRAEDRIYLLSLRDFFCDHLDMIGPAFDFQYFDPNKNLVKTLPPPPVLRDYKMDLVRLGADCHFFLRGYIYVFITDAETCFQTFKFNTINSDWEECDSMVDKFKEKNIPFPFLHVGDMGISNELTDNTRILVALNGDALPIAYNVHLSDKGDIDPISHRVLAELYTSDFDLYGLENDWKQLADMGGGRFCVMCCALDEVFLIYGFKIEFDLEWTIQRNKTKVSSSCIIFKMEFNHNYPIPLKRSLTGFCIASAPPPLASPSSAPPPLVSPDSEDQDKNDRKSKRKWGSGLFVYLLPTMSALLLHLIWGR; this is encoded by the exons ATGGCGGAAATCTCAGAATTCAAATATGCTTATTTCATTTCCGGAGCAGAAATAATTCGGATTAAAATCCCTATGACATCTAATAGTTTTAAACCCGAAGCCGAGCTTGTGTTCTCTAATCCATCTCAACCTCTTCCATTAGAAATGGGACTCTTTAGCCACAATCACATTGTATATATGGTTGGGGGCTACCATGGCCGTAGGGCTGTGGGCGTGGACAGCCCTAAGGTTGTGGAGGCGGATGGACTTCAATATTTCGATCGTGTTTATATGTTTGATCCAACCAAGTTCGACGAAATTCCGCTTGAAAACATTAAATCACTTCAGAACTTAAACTTAAACTGTGAACGCATGGTGTATCCTAACGTCATTCGAGCTGAGGATCGGATTTACCTGTTGTCACTGCGTGATTTTTTTTGTGATCATTTGGACATGATCGGACCTGCCTTCGATTTTCAATACTTTGATCCAAACAAGAATTTGGTTAAAACACTGCCACCCCCACCCGTCCTACGTGATTATAAAATGGACCTTGTTCGTCTTGGCGCAGATTGTCATTTTTTCCTTAgaggttatatatatgtgtttattaCAGACGCCGAGACTTGTTTTCAAACATTTAAGTTCAACACCATAAATTCAGATTGGGAGGAATGCGACTCCATGGTGGACaaatttaaagagaaaaatattcctTTTCCCTTCTTACATGTTGGCGATATGGGGATTTCGAATGAATTGACTGATAACACTCGGATTCTAGTCGCCCTTAATGGTGATGCTCTGCCCATTGCATATAATGTTCACCTTAGTGACAAGGGTGATATTGATCCTATATCTCATAGGGTTCTAGCTGAACTTTATACTTCGGATTTTGATTTGTATGGCTTAGAAAATGATTGGAAACAATTAGCTGATATGGGAGGCGGAAGGTTTTGTGTGATGTGCTGTGCTTTAGATGAAGTTTTTTTGATATACGGCTTCAAAATTGAGTTTGATCTTGAATGGACCATTCAAAGGAATAAAACTAAAGTGAGTTCGTCatgtattattttcaaaatggaatTCAATCATAATTACCCCATCCCTTTGAAGCGTTCACTTACCGGTTTCTGTATAGC CTCTGCTCCGCCTCCTCTTGCATCTCCTAGCtctgctcctcctcctcttgtATCTCCCGACAGTGAAGACCAAGACAAGAATGATAGGAAGAGTAAGAGAAAATGGGGGAGTGGATTGTTTGTATATTTACTTCCAACTATGTCAGCTCTGCTCCTCCACCTCATCTGGGGCCGCTGA